One Solanum pennellii chromosome 10, SPENNV200 genomic region harbors:
- the LOC107032699 gene encoding cytochrome c biogenesis protein CCS1, chloroplastic — protein sequence METLKISSRISLVQNQILPLNIKPYSLIHNSRILGVYNNKGRTFSFTLTCKLNTVKGNKPSKEKSRISVPGSDGVAPPVVESEEGSVGNGGRKVVETKNGVVGFGLLKKLPRKVLGILSNLPLAIAEMFAVAALMALGTFIDQGEAPDYYFQKFPEDHPPLGFFSWRWVLTLGFDHMFSSPVFLGTLALLGASLMACTYTTQIPLVKVARRWSFLQSAETIRKQEYADTLPRASVKDLGVILMGDGYEVFSKGPSLYAFKGLAGRFAPIGVHISLLLIMAGGTLSAVGSFRGAVTVPQGLNFVAGDVLAPSGFLSTPSDAFSTEIRVNRFSMDYYDSGEVSQFHTDLSLFDLKGKEVMRKTISVNDPLRYGGITIYQTDWSISALQVLKDDEGPFNLAMAPLQLNGGDKKLFGTFLPVADDNSPNVKGISMLARDLQSVILYDKEGKFAGVRRPNSNLPIEIDGIKIVIADAIGSSGLDLKTDPGVPVVYAGFGALMLTTCISYLSHTQLWALQDGTSVVVGGKTNRAKGEFPDTMNRLLDQVPELVESSSPEEPNILSGL from the exons ATGGAGACTCTCAAGATTTCATCAAGAATCTCACTTGTGCAAAACCAAATTCTTCCCTTAAATATTAAACCTTATTCCCTTATTCACAATTCTCGAATTCTTGGTGTTTACAACAACAAAGGCCgtactttttcttttactcttacATGTAAGCTCAACACAGTAAAAGGGAACAAACCCAGCAAGGAAAAGAGCCGGATTTCAGTTCCAGGTTCTGATGGTGTGGCACCACCAGTTGTTGAATCGGAAGAAGGGTCTGTAGGAAATGGTGGAAGGAAGGTGGTGGAGACGAAAAATGGTGTTGTTGGTTTTGGGCTTTTGAAGAAATTGCCTAGAAAAGTTTTAGGGATATTGTCCAATTTGCCTTTGGCTATTGCCGAGATGTTTGCCGTTGCTGCCTTAATGGCCTTAG GAACTTTCATTGACCAAGGCGAGGCTCCAGATTACTACTTCCAAAAGTTTCCTGAAGATCATCCTCCCTTGGGGTTTTTCTCCTGGAGATGGGTTCTCACCCTTGGCTTTGATCATATGTTCTCATCACCAGTTTTCCTGGGGACATTGGCTCTTCTAGGAGCATCCTTGATGGCTTGCACATACACAACACAGATTCCTCTTGTGAAGGTAGCAAGAAG ATGGTCTTTCTTACAATCAGCAGAGACAATTCGTAAGCAAGAATATGCAGATACTTTGCCTAGGGCATCAGTTAAAGACTTGGGTGTCATACTGATGGGAGACGGATATGAG GTATTCTCAAAAGGGCCATCTCTGTATGCATTTAAAGGGTTGGCAGGCAGATTTGCTCCAATTGGTGTCCATATATCTCTGCTGCTTATAATGGCTGGAGGAACTCTTAGTGCAGTTGGAAGTTTTAGAGGGGCTGTGACTGTTCCACAAGGTTTAAACTTTGTTGCCGGAGATGTACTTGCACCATCTGGATTTCTATCCACTCCTTCTGATGCTTTCAGTACGGAGATTCGCGTCAATCGATTCTCCATGGACTACTATGACAGTGGGGAG GTCTCGCAGTTCCATACTGATCTTTCACTATTTGACCTTAAAGGAAAGGAAGTAATGAGGAAGACTATAAGTGTCAATGATCCCTTAAGGTATGGGGGAATCACTATATACCAGACAGATTGGAGTATCTCTGCATTGCAAGTACTGAAGGATGATGAAGGCCCGTTTAATTTAGCTATGGCACCACTGCAACTGAATGGCGGGGACAAGAAGTTGTTTGGTACATTCCTACCAGTAGCGGATGATAATTCACCCAATGTTAAGGGAAT ATCGATGCTGGCCCGTGATTTGCAGTCAGTTATTCTTTATGATAAAGAAGGGAAATTTGCCGGAGTCAGACGGCCTAATTCAAATCTTCCAATTGAGATTGATGGAATAAAAATTGTTATTGCAGATGCAATTGGGAGTAGTGGCCTTGACTTAAAG ACTGATCCAGGAGTACCTGTTGTATATGCTGGTTTTGGTGCTCTCATGCTTACAACTTGCATCAGTTATTTATCTCATACACAG CTATGGGCCTTGCAAGATGGAACATCAGTGGTTGTTGGGGGTAAGACTAACCGGGCCAAGGGTGAGTTTCCTGACACAATGAATCGCTTGCTCGATCAAGTTCCTGAATTAGTTGAATCATCTTCTCCCGAAGAACCTAATATTCTCAGTGGCTTATAA